In a genomic window of Mycolicibacillus parakoreensis:
- a CDS encoding IclR family transcriptional regulator yields the protein MPTAADDTGGPPGSQTLARGLTALQAVAASSEGLTAQQVADRLGVHRTITYRLLNTLGQFRLVAKGGDGRYRPAAALAVLGASFDNNLRQLCLPTLRALAEELGTTASLLVAEGDQQVAVAVIVPTQVGYQLAFHEGSRHPLSRGAAGIALSAAMARCASERDIVEQTRKRGWVITHGEIEPGTFGLAVPVRRRPPSPPTCINLISHREEVVLRGRDAVLEAAERLSEVLR from the coding sequence ATGCCGACCGCGGCCGATGACACCGGCGGCCCACCGGGCTCGCAGACCCTGGCGCGGGGGCTCACCGCACTGCAGGCGGTGGCCGCCTCGTCCGAGGGGCTGACCGCGCAGCAGGTCGCCGACCGGCTCGGTGTGCACCGGACCATCACCTACCGGCTGCTCAATACGCTGGGACAGTTCCGGCTGGTGGCCAAGGGCGGCGACGGCCGGTACCGCCCCGCCGCCGCGCTGGCGGTCCTGGGCGCCTCGTTCGACAACAACCTGCGCCAGCTGTGCCTGCCGACGCTGCGCGCCCTCGCCGAGGAGCTCGGCACCACGGCGTCGCTGCTGGTGGCCGAGGGCGATCAGCAGGTCGCCGTCGCCGTCATCGTGCCCACCCAGGTCGGCTACCAGCTCGCGTTCCACGAGGGCAGCCGCCATCCGCTCAGCCGCGGCGCCGCCGGGATCGCACTGTCGGCGGCGATGGCCCGGTGCGCCTCGGAACGCGACATCGTCGAACAGACCCGAAAGCGGGGCTGGGTGATCACCCACGGCGAGATCGAACCGGGAACCTTCGGGCTGGCCGTTCCGGTCCGCCGCCGCCCGCCCTCACCGCCGACCTGCATCAACCTGATCTCGCACCGCGAGGAGGTCGTTCTGCGCGGGCGGGATGCGGTGTTGGAGGCCGCCGAACGCCTGTCGGAGGTGCTCCGGTGA
- a CDS encoding FAD-binding protein, which translates to MPSNAETPWDDVVDVVVLGSGAAGLTGALTAAVTGASVAVFEKAATVGGTTAVSGGIAWIPAHSRAPGLTVDAALDYLRAQSFGAMDDALVTTFIRTGPEMIEFVEAHSGVRFEVAPGFPDYRPELPGGRPSGGRSLSPLPYDLTELGTWRDRITAFPADFSNVGFDAETRARLHADVDTGAGEVAVAGTALIAGLLKGVLDLGVTPQTGCRGIELITDATDATDAIVGVRIATGDASWRVRARRGVILAAGGFEWDPTLVEAFLRGPMRGAVSPPNNTGDALRMAMAHGADLANMGEAWWVPIVRIPGDTIEGRQRSRSVRLERTRPRSIIVNRAGRRFVNEACDYNSLAGAFHHLDPRGGYLNDPAWIIVDSAHLRRYGFLGVAPGDAAPDWFCGSADLAELADKTGIDPGGLADTVARWNDAVASGADPDFGRGTSAYDGYWGDDQATTQAGRTLGPIDTAPYYAVPLSVGAMGTKGGPRTDRDGRVLHVDGHPIPGLFAAGNAMAGVTGRAYGGAGGTIGPAMVFGYRAGTAAAGGRTTR; encoded by the coding sequence ATGCCGTCCAATGCAGAGACCCCGTGGGATGACGTCGTCGACGTGGTGGTGCTGGGCAGCGGCGCCGCCGGGCTGACCGGCGCGCTCACCGCCGCGGTGACCGGCGCGTCGGTCGCCGTCTTCGAGAAGGCCGCGACGGTGGGCGGGACCACCGCGGTGTCCGGGGGCATCGCGTGGATTCCCGCGCACAGCCGGGCGCCGGGGTTGACCGTCGACGCGGCGCTGGACTATCTGCGCGCACAGTCGTTCGGCGCGATGGACGACGCGTTGGTCACCACGTTCATCCGCACCGGCCCGGAGATGATCGAGTTCGTCGAGGCGCACAGCGGCGTCCGGTTCGAGGTCGCCCCCGGATTCCCGGACTACCGCCCGGAGCTGCCCGGCGGTCGCCCGTCGGGGGGACGCTCCCTGAGCCCGCTGCCCTACGACCTGACCGAACTGGGCACCTGGCGCGACCGGATCACCGCATTTCCCGCCGACTTCAGCAACGTCGGATTCGACGCCGAGACCCGAGCCCGGCTGCACGCCGACGTCGACACCGGCGCCGGCGAGGTCGCTGTGGCCGGCACCGCGTTGATCGCCGGACTGCTCAAGGGGGTGCTCGACCTCGGGGTCACGCCGCAAACCGGATGCCGGGGCATCGAGCTGATCACCGACGCCACCGACGCCACCGACGCCATCGTCGGTGTCCGCATCGCCACCGGCGACGCCTCGTGGCGGGTGCGGGCCCGCCGCGGTGTCATCCTGGCCGCCGGCGGCTTCGAATGGGACCCCACCCTCGTCGAGGCGTTCCTGCGCGGACCGATGCGCGGGGCGGTCTCGCCGCCGAACAACACCGGCGATGCGCTGCGGATGGCGATGGCCCACGGCGCCGACCTGGCCAACATGGGTGAGGCCTGGTGGGTGCCGATCGTGCGCATCCCCGGCGACACCATCGAGGGCAGGCAGCGCAGCCGCAGCGTGCGCTTGGAACGCACCCGCCCGCGCAGCATCATCGTCAACCGCGCCGGTCGGCGCTTCGTCAACGAGGCTTGCGACTACAACTCGCTGGCCGGGGCGTTCCATCACCTCGACCCGCGGGGCGGCTATCTCAATGATCCGGCGTGGATCATCGTCGACTCGGCGCATCTGCGGCGCTACGGATTCCTCGGCGTGGCCCCCGGCGACGCCGCGCCGGACTGGTTCTGCGGGTCGGCGGATCTGGCCGAACTGGCGGACAAGACCGGGATCGACCCCGGCGGGCTGGCCGACACCGTGGCCCGCTGGAACGACGCGGTCGCCAGCGGCGCGGATCCGGACTTCGGCCGCGGCACCAGCGCCTACGACGGCTACTGGGGCGACGATCAGGCGACCACGCAGGCCGGGCGCACCTTGGGGCCGATCGACACCGCGCCCTACTACGCCGTGCCGCTGTCGGTGGGGGCGATGGGCACCAAGGGCGGTCCGCGCACCGACCGCGACGGGCGGGTGTTGCACGTCGACGGCCACCCGATTCCCGGCCTGTTCGCGGCCGGTAACGCGATGGCGGGGGTGACGGGCCGCGCCTACGGAGGCGCCGGCGGGACGATCGGCCCGGCGATGGTCTTCGGATACCGCGCCGGGACGGCGGCCGCCGGGGGGCGAACCACGCGGTGA
- a CDS encoding twin-arginine translocation pathway signal: protein MNRPDPDNATAEPVSEPDQDAATDAPADPDATTDTADAPADADTEGAAAPTPAGRSRGTATRWIAVTLVSALFLAAALCCWLYFAMFRGDQQVGPEAEQAAMAAAADGATALLTYSPQTLDKDFAAAETHLTGDFLSYYTDFTENVVTPAAKEKDVQTVASVVRKGLINLDPRRAEVLIFVNQTTISKTNPSGSYTMSSVKVGLEKHDGRWLISSFDPV from the coding sequence ATGAACCGACCCGACCCCGACAACGCCACCGCCGAACCGGTCTCCGAACCCGACCAGGATGCCGCCACCGACGCCCCGGCCGACCCGGATGCCACCACCGACACCGCCGACGCCCCGGCCGACGCAGACACCGAGGGCGCCGCGGCCCCCACGCCGGCTGGGCGCTCCCGGGGCACAGCGACCCGCTGGATCGCCGTCACCCTGGTTTCGGCACTGTTCCTCGCCGCCGCCCTGTGCTGTTGGCTGTACTTCGCGATGTTCCGCGGCGACCAGCAAGTCGGCCCCGAGGCCGAACAAGCCGCCATGGCCGCGGCCGCCGACGGCGCCACCGCCCTGCTGACCTATTCACCGCAGACCCTCGACAAGGATTTCGCCGCCGCCGAGACCCACCTCACCGGTGACTTTTTGTCCTACTACACCGACTTCACCGAGAACGTCGTCACGCCGGCCGCCAAGGAGAAAGACGTCCAGACCGTGGCCTCGGTGGTGCGCAAGGGACTGATCAACCTCGATCCCCGCCGGGCCGAGGTGCTGATCTTCGTCAACCAGACCACCATCAGCAAAACCAACCCGAGCGGCTCCTACACCATGAGCAGCGTCAAGGTCGGCCTGGAGAAACACGACGGCCGCTGGCTCATCTCTTCATTCGACCCCGTCTGA
- a CDS encoding thiolase C-terminal domain-containing protein codes for MRRVAVVGAGMTPFREHFALGLKDLLPMAFAECAASVDKGLAKTDLQAAWFGALGTTDGFQAGILADTLGLPDLPVTRVENSCATGNDALRNALFGVASGAFDVVLVIGADKLRETATKDMLWAWEGTARDMAWDYPLGLVAPAGFALHVRRYLHEGPATREHLAMVAVKNHRHGAHNPKARLQFEITREQALDAPTVVTPFGVYDCAPQSDGAAALLLAAEDVVDRFTDRPVWVRGVGLGLDSVMHQHKTDMTTFPATVRAARQAFAMSGLTPADIDVAEIHDYFTGVELISYEDLGFADRFEASKLLETEATSIGGAMPVNPSGGLKCKGHPPGATGVAQCVELFEQLRGAAVNQVDGARIGLAHNIGGPTAVSAVTILEGPGGDGA; via the coding sequence ATGCGGAGGGTGGCCGTCGTCGGTGCCGGGATGACACCGTTTCGGGAGCATTTCGCGCTGGGCCTGAAGGATCTGCTGCCGATGGCCTTCGCGGAGTGCGCGGCGAGCGTCGACAAGGGCTTGGCCAAGACCGACCTGCAGGCCGCCTGGTTCGGCGCGCTGGGCACCACCGACGGTTTCCAGGCCGGCATCCTCGCCGATACCCTCGGGCTGCCGGACCTGCCGGTCACACGGGTGGAGAATTCGTGCGCCACGGGCAACGACGCGCTCCGCAACGCGCTGTTCGGCGTGGCATCCGGAGCGTTCGACGTCGTGTTGGTGATCGGTGCGGACAAACTGCGCGAGACCGCCACCAAGGACATGTTGTGGGCGTGGGAGGGCACCGCCCGCGACATGGCCTGGGACTATCCACTCGGACTGGTCGCCCCGGCCGGATTTGCCCTGCATGTGCGCCGCTACCTGCACGAGGGGCCCGCGACCCGGGAGCATCTGGCGATGGTGGCGGTGAAGAACCATCGCCACGGGGCGCACAACCCCAAGGCCCGACTACAGTTCGAGATCACCCGCGAGCAGGCCCTCGATGCGCCCACCGTGGTGACGCCGTTCGGTGTCTACGACTGCGCCCCGCAGAGCGACGGGGCCGCCGCCCTGCTGCTGGCCGCCGAGGACGTGGTGGACCGGTTCACCGACCGGCCGGTGTGGGTCCGCGGGGTCGGGCTGGGACTCGATTCGGTGATGCACCAACACAAAACGGACATGACGACGTTTCCGGCGACGGTGCGTGCTGCCCGGCAGGCGTTCGCCATGTCGGGTCTGACACCCGCCGACATCGACGTCGCCGAGATCCACGATTACTTCACCGGGGTCGAGTTGATCAGCTACGAGGATCTCGGTTTCGCCGACCGGTTCGAGGCGTCCAAACTGCTCGAAACCGAGGCCACCAGCATCGGCGGGGCCATGCCGGTCAATCCCAGCGGTGGCCTGAAGTGCAAGGGCCACCCGCCGGGGGCCACCGGGGTGGCGCAGTGCGTGGAACTGTTCGAGCAGCTGCGCGGCGCCGCGGTCAATCAGGTGGACGGGGCCCGCATCGGATTGGCGCACAACATCGGTGGGCCCACCGCGGTGTCGGCGGTCACCATCCTGGAGGGCCCCGGCGGCGACGGGGCGTAA
- a CDS encoding Zn-ribbon domain-containing OB-fold protein, whose amino-acid sequence MPYVAAIGTYLPCWGTPQHRVAGTDEDAITLAVEAGRAALAAAGAVERIVLVTRDLPLTDSSNAAVLLAGLGLDPELEVSERLGGAPATLDALSSARPRTMIIGVDLDPAGAAAIITAEAGLRVRIAARVARSLPVRTRSAIGEVHDYGDPRLLRERGVLASLAAAWVDTPVLLAGVDHDHAVRLCSGDPAPLPTMGASAGLFGLAALAESHTTGPLVAVEQANLSGVTVVDGVAHVHRREPVARSLPETDLTPGADLPISLAAYARAFEAKVRWEAGQFPDSGAVDFPPRYRVDADGTLVTDYQLVPLPRTGTVYTETTVDFPVPGLRTPYSLVIVELDSETPDGGVRALVKLTGATPGTVAIGDRGQMVLRRVAVRSGVPDYGYAFEPFEPDVEAEAV is encoded by the coding sequence ATGCCGTACGTTGCTGCGATCGGCACCTATCTGCCGTGCTGGGGTACGCCCCAGCACCGGGTGGCCGGCACCGACGAAGACGCGATCACCCTGGCGGTGGAGGCCGGTCGCGCCGCGCTGGCCGCGGCCGGCGCCGTCGAACGGATCGTGTTGGTCACCCGTGACCTGCCGTTGACCGACAGCAGCAACGCCGCGGTGCTGCTGGCCGGTCTGGGACTCGACCCCGAGCTCGAGGTCAGCGAGCGGCTCGGGGGAGCCCCGGCGACGCTCGACGCGCTGAGTTCGGCGCGACCGCGCACGATGATCATCGGTGTCGACCTCGATCCGGCCGGGGCTGCCGCGATCATCACCGCCGAAGCCGGACTGCGGGTGCGCATCGCCGCACGGGTGGCCCGCAGCCTGCCGGTGCGTACCCGCAGTGCCATCGGCGAAGTCCACGACTACGGTGACCCGCGCTTGCTGCGCGAACGCGGCGTACTGGCCTCGTTGGCCGCGGCGTGGGTGGACACCCCGGTGCTGCTGGCCGGGGTGGACCACGACCATGCCGTGCGACTGTGCAGCGGCGATCCGGCGCCGCTGCCGACGATGGGGGCCAGTGCGGGACTGTTCGGACTTGCGGCGCTGGCCGAGTCGCACACGACCGGGCCGCTGGTGGCGGTGGAGCAGGCGAACCTGTCCGGGGTCACCGTGGTCGACGGGGTGGCGCACGTGCACCGGCGCGAACCGGTGGCCCGTTCGCTGCCGGAGACCGACTTGACCCCGGGCGCCGACCTGCCGATCTCGCTGGCGGCCTATGCGCGCGCGTTCGAGGCCAAGGTGCGCTGGGAGGCCGGTCAGTTCCCCGACAGTGGCGCGGTCGACTTCCCACCTCGGTACCGGGTCGACGCCGACGGCACACTGGTCACCGACTATCAACTGGTTCCGCTGCCGCGCACCGGCACCGTCTACACCGAGACCACCGTGGACTTCCCGGTGCCCGGGCTGCGGACACCGTACTCGTTGGTGATCGTCGAACTCGACTCCGAGACACCCGACGGCGGTGTGCGCGCCCTGGTGAAGCTGACCGGCGCGACCCCGGGCACGGTCGCGATCGGTGATCGGGGTCAGATGGTGCTGCGGCGGGTCGCGGTGCGCTCCGGGGTGCCCGACTACGGATACGCGTTCGAACCCTTCGAACCTGACGTGGAAGCGGAGGCGGTGTGA
- a CDS encoding CaiB/BaiF CoA transferase family protein — protein MMPLDGVRVLEVAMYGFVPSAGAVLAEWGADVIKVEHAVTGDPQRGLRQTGPLRVDGDPNPNIEHANRRKRSIGLDMSVAEGRQVIYELAAGADVFLTSFLPGHRKKFRIDVDDIRAVNPTIVYARGSALGPRGAEAERGGYDMTAFWCRAGTAATITPPGTPGMIAPPGPAYGDTISGTNLAGGIAAALFKRERTGEPSVVDVSLLGSGLWAMGHTVALTTHLGQRLEAPVPGAHGSPINPLVGLYATSDDRYISLVMMQPAKFWADVCRHIDRPELIEDPRFSTAEQIAAHTDEAVAILTEVIATRTLAEWSERFATLTGPWAPVQDTLQAAADHQVRANEYLVQAGELELVANPVQFDVAAPQSGPAPGFADQTDEVLTELGLDWDRIIELKTSGAVT, from the coding sequence ATGATGCCGTTGGATGGCGTGCGGGTGCTCGAGGTCGCGATGTACGGGTTCGTCCCGTCGGCCGGGGCGGTGCTCGCCGAGTGGGGCGCCGACGTCATCAAGGTCGAGCATGCCGTCACCGGCGACCCGCAGCGCGGGCTGCGCCAGACCGGACCGTTGCGGGTCGACGGCGACCCGAACCCCAACATCGAGCACGCCAACCGCCGCAAACGCAGCATCGGGCTCGACATGTCGGTGGCCGAAGGGCGCCAGGTGATCTACGAGCTGGCCGCCGGCGCCGACGTGTTTTTGACCAGCTTCCTTCCCGGGCATCGCAAAAAGTTCCGGATCGACGTCGACGACATCCGCGCGGTCAACCCCACCATCGTCTACGCCCGGGGCAGTGCGCTGGGCCCGCGCGGTGCCGAGGCCGAGCGGGGCGGCTACGACATGACCGCGTTCTGGTGTCGGGCCGGAACCGCCGCCACCATCACCCCGCCCGGGACACCCGGGATGATCGCCCCGCCGGGCCCGGCCTACGGCGACACCATCTCGGGCACCAACCTGGCCGGCGGTATCGCCGCGGCGCTGTTCAAACGTGAACGCACCGGGGAACCGTCGGTGGTCGACGTTTCGCTGCTGGGCAGCGGACTGTGGGCGATGGGGCACACCGTGGCACTCACCACGCACCTGGGTCAGCGGCTGGAGGCACCCGTTCCGGGCGCCCACGGATCGCCGATCAACCCGCTGGTGGGGCTGTACGCCACCAGCGACGACCGCTACATCTCGCTGGTGATGATGCAGCCGGCGAAGTTCTGGGCGGACGTGTGCCGTCACATCGACCGCCCGGAGCTGATCGAGGACCCGCGATTTTCCACCGCCGAGCAGATCGCGGCGCACACCGACGAGGCGGTGGCCATCCTCACCGAGGTGATCGCCACCCGCACCCTGGCCGAGTGGAGTGAACGGTTCGCGACGCTGACCGGGCCGTGGGCTCCGGTGCAGGACACGTTGCAGGCCGCCGCCGACCATCAGGTGCGGGCCAACGAGTATCTGGTGCAGGCCGGCGAACTGGAACTGGTCGCCAACCCGGTCCAGTTCGATGTCGCCGCGCCCCAGAGCGGGCCGGCCCCCGGTTTTGCCGACCAGACCGACGAGGTGCTCACCGAACTCGGTTTGGACTGGGACCGCATCATCGAACTGAAGACCAGCGGCGCGGTCACCTAG